A single Streptomyces mirabilis DNA region contains:
- a CDS encoding acetate--CoA ligase family protein, producing the protein MAEDRVLRVRTLLDAVRAEGRTALTAPEGKVIADAYAIAVPGEELATDVDEAVAYAARFGGPVVMKIVSPDILHKTDAGGVIVGVEGAADVRAAFHKIVDNARSYDPRARIEGIQVQELLPQGQEVIVGAVTDPTFGKVVAFGLGGVLVEVLKDVTFRLAPVDADEALSMLDSIRAAEILRGVRGAPPVDRWAIAEQIRRVSELVADFPEIAEVDLNPVIATPEGAVAADIRVILADSVPKERRKYTREEILTSMRRLMEPSSVAVIGASNEQGKIGNSVMRNLVDGGFSGEIHPVNPKADDIQGRKAYKSVTDVPGEVDVAVFAIPAKFVASALEEVGRKGIPNAVLIPSGFAETGEHELQDEIVAIAERHGIRLLGPNIYGYYSTWQDLCATFCTPYDVKGGVALTSQSGGIGMAILGFARTTKTGVSAIVGLGNKSDLDEDDLLTWFGEDPHTECIAMHLEDLKDGRAFVAAARATVPKKPVVVLKAGRTAAGAKAAGSHTGALAGDDAVYEDILKQAGVIRAPGLNEMLEYARALPVLPTPKGDNVVIITGAGGSGVLLSDAVTDNGLSLMEIPPDLDASFRAFIPPFGAAGNPVDITGGEPPSTYEATIRLGLEDPRIHALVLGYWHTIVTPPMVFAELTARVVAEFRERGVEKPVVASLAGDVEVEEACQYLYERGVVAYPYTTEKPVAVLGAKYRWARAAGLLGGGS; encoded by the coding sequence ATGGCCGAAGACCGGGTGCTGAGGGTGCGCACGCTGCTCGACGCCGTGCGGGCCGAGGGGCGGACCGCGCTCACCGCGCCCGAGGGAAAGGTGATCGCCGACGCGTACGCGATCGCCGTACCGGGCGAGGAACTGGCGACGGACGTCGACGAGGCGGTGGCGTACGCGGCGCGCTTCGGCGGGCCCGTCGTGATGAAGATCGTCTCGCCGGACATCCTGCACAAGACCGACGCCGGCGGTGTGATCGTGGGCGTGGAGGGCGCGGCGGACGTACGCGCCGCCTTCCACAAGATCGTCGATAACGCGCGGTCCTACGACCCGCGGGCCCGCATAGAAGGCATCCAGGTCCAGGAACTGCTCCCCCAGGGACAGGAGGTCATCGTCGGCGCGGTGACCGACCCGACGTTCGGGAAGGTCGTCGCCTTCGGGCTCGGCGGGGTGCTGGTGGAGGTCCTGAAGGACGTCACCTTCCGGCTCGCCCCCGTGGACGCCGACGAGGCGCTGTCGATGCTGGACTCGATCAGGGCGGCCGAGATCCTGCGCGGGGTGCGCGGCGCGCCGCCGGTGGACCGGTGGGCGATCGCCGAGCAGATCCGCCGGGTCTCCGAACTCGTCGCGGACTTCCCCGAGATCGCCGAGGTGGACCTCAACCCGGTGATCGCCACTCCGGAGGGCGCGGTCGCCGCCGACATCCGTGTGATCCTCGCGGACTCGGTCCCCAAGGAGCGGCGCAAGTACACGCGCGAGGAGATCCTCACGTCGATGCGGCGGCTGATGGAGCCCTCCTCCGTGGCCGTGATCGGCGCCTCCAACGAGCAGGGCAAGATCGGGAACTCGGTCATGCGCAACCTCGTCGACGGCGGCTTCTCCGGCGAGATCCATCCGGTGAACCCCAAGGCCGATGACATTCAGGGCCGCAAGGCGTACAAGAGTGTCACCGACGTTCCCGGTGAGGTGGATGTGGCGGTCTTCGCGATCCCCGCCAAGTTCGTGGCCTCGGCCCTGGAGGAGGTGGGACGCAAGGGGATCCCCAACGCCGTACTGATCCCCTCCGGGTTCGCGGAGACCGGCGAGCACGAACTCCAGGACGAGATCGTGGCCATCGCCGAGCGGCACGGCATCCGGCTGCTCGGGCCGAACATCTACGGCTACTACTCGACGTGGCAGGACCTGTGTGCCACGTTCTGCACCCCGTACGACGTGAAGGGCGGCGTCGCGCTCACCTCGCAGTCCGGTGGCATAGGAATGGCCATCCTGGGCTTCGCGCGCACTACGAAGACGGGTGTTTCCGCGATCGTCGGGCTCGGCAACAAGTCGGACCTCGACGAGGACGACCTGCTCACCTGGTTCGGTGAGGACCCGCACACCGAGTGCATCGCGATGCATCTGGAGGACCTGAAGGACGGCCGCGCCTTCGTGGCGGCGGCGCGCGCGACGGTCCCGAAGAAGCCGGTCGTCGTCCTGAAGGCGGGGCGTACGGCCGCCGGGGCGAAGGCCGCCGGCTCGCACACGGGCGCGCTCGCGGGCGACGACGCCGTGTACGAGGACATCCTGAAGCAGGCCGGCGTCATCCGGGCCCCCGGGCTGAACGAAATGCTGGAGTACGCGCGCGCGTTGCCGGTGCTTCCCACCCCCAAGGGGGACAACGTCGTCATCATCACGGGCGCGGGCGGCAGTGGTGTGCTCCTGTCCGACGCGGTGACGGACAACGGCCTGTCCCTGATGGAGATCCCGCCGGACCTGGACGCGTCCTTCAGGGCCTTCATCCCGCCCTTCGGGGCCGCGGGCAACCCGGTGGACATCACCGGGGGCGAGCCTCCGTCGACGTACGAGGCGACGATCCGGCTGGGCCTGGAGGACCCGCGCATCCACGCCCTTGTCCTCGGCTACTGGCACACCATCGTGACCCCGCCCATGGTCTTCGCCGAGCTCACCGCGCGCGTGGTGGCCGAATTCCGTGAGCGCGGCGTCGAGAAGCCCGTGGTGGCGTCGCTCGCGGGTGATGTCGAGGTCGAGGAGGCCTGCCAGTACCTGTACGAGCGGGGGGTCGTGGCGTACCCGTACACGACGGAGAAGCCGGTGGCCGTGCTCGGCGCGAAGTATCGCTGGGCGCGGGCGGCGGGCCTGTTGGGGGGCGGTTCATGA
- a CDS encoding OFA family MFS transporter, translating into MTTTDLSTSVPYREVTDRNGRLYRIGETDRDIMGRPRWTMVLFPWMGMLGISSSEYAFTSAEDTLHDAHLWGSGHIFWLMGVWIFFQAAVAFPAGQLRESGRLPARYAMMLGALGTVLGYLSLAFAPHVTVAYIGFGMFSGIGAGLVYATCVNMVGKWYPERKGGKTGLVNGGFAYGSVPFVFLFTSYMDLGNYQGVLVTVGLVCCAVVAFAGWFFKDPPKGWWPPHVDPLKVSDDPRIRRALEKNPPAVKQYTPKEAARTPVLWMMWFCLLCTAGINIFGIAFQVPFGKDMGFAGGIVATAMSLKAIVNGTGRGVIGWISDRFGRRNTLIIVCLVLGSAQFGVLVSGQMGSMPFFLFCSMVSGFGGGAIFPLFAAMTADYFGENNNASNYGMVYSSKLISGLVGSGMGAVVVGAWDYHGAFVLAGSIGLASAVLALFLKSPGRPKARSIVPNPQPLGEEMA; encoded by the coding sequence ATGACAACCACCGACCTATCGACATCCGTCCCCTACAGGGAGGTGACGGATCGCAACGGCCGCCTGTACCGCATCGGTGAGACCGATCGGGACATCATGGGGCGACCACGCTGGACCATGGTGCTCTTCCCCTGGATGGGGATGCTGGGCATCAGCTCCTCGGAGTACGCGTTCACCTCCGCCGAGGACACCCTGCACGACGCCCATCTCTGGGGCAGTGGGCACATCTTCTGGCTGATGGGCGTCTGGATCTTCTTCCAGGCCGCCGTCGCCTTCCCCGCCGGGCAACTGCGGGAGAGCGGACGGCTGCCCGCGCGGTACGCCATGATGCTCGGCGCGCTGGGCACGGTCCTGGGGTACCTCTCCCTGGCGTTCGCGCCGCATGTGACCGTCGCGTACATCGGCTTCGGCATGTTCAGCGGCATCGGCGCCGGCCTGGTCTACGCGACCTGCGTGAACATGGTCGGCAAGTGGTATCCGGAGCGCAAGGGCGGCAAGACGGGCCTGGTCAACGGCGGTTTCGCCTACGGCTCGGTGCCCTTCGTCTTCCTGTTCACCTCGTACATGGACCTCGGGAACTACCAGGGCGTCCTGGTGACGGTGGGCCTGGTCTGCTGTGCCGTGGTCGCCTTCGCGGGCTGGTTCTTCAAGGACCCGCCCAAGGGCTGGTGGCCCCCGCACGTGGACCCGCTGAAGGTGTCCGACGACCCGAGGATCCGCCGGGCGCTGGAGAAGAACCCGCCCGCCGTGAAGCAGTACACCCCCAAGGAGGCCGCCCGTACGCCCGTTCTTTGGATGATGTGGTTCTGTCTGCTGTGCACCGCCGGGATCAACATCTTCGGCATCGCCTTCCAGGTGCCGTTCGGCAAGGACATGGGATTCGCGGGCGGGATCGTGGCCACCGCGATGTCCCTGAAGGCGATCGTCAACGGCACAGGACGCGGCGTGATCGGCTGGATCTCCGACCGCTTCGGACGCCGCAACACGCTGATCATCGTCTGTCTGGTGCTGGGCTCCGCCCAGTTCGGGGTGCTGGTCTCCGGCCAGATGGGCAGCATGCCGTTCTTCCTGTTCTGCTCCATGGTCTCCGGATTCGGCGGCGGCGCGATCTTCCCGCTGTTCGCGGCCATGACGGCGGACTACTTCGGCGAGAACAACAACGCGTCCAACTACGGAATGGTCTACAGCTCGAAGCTGATCTCGGGCCTCGTGGGCTCGGGCATGGGCGCGGTCGTCGTCGGCGCGTGGGACTACCACGGGGCCTTCGTACTCGCGGGCTCCATCGGCCTCGCCTCCGCCGTGCTGGCGCTGTTCCTCAAATCACCGGGCCGGCCGAAGGCCCGCAGCATCGTCCCCAACCCGCAACCGCTCGGCGAGGAGATGGCGTGA